A portion of the Simkania negevensis Z genome contains these proteins:
- the budA gene encoding acetolactate decarboxylase has translation MKYFWFFLFPLFSLFSKESQIFQVSTFSALMEGVYDGSMTYEEVAKQGDFGLGTFNQINGEMVALDGVFYQDSPNGTLSKVQPSETTPFAVVTFFKSSFSQKLLSSKNFGHLGKLLLPSIVQKNTPHALKIEGSFRHLHLRSLPKQEPPYSDLVQAVKKQNEYDFYDIEGTLVGYYFPEYLNGVNVGGFHFHFISSDHTKGGHVLEVSTKSGTCYFQPCENLKIHFPNSSSFAEANLSEDLEEIHDVEQPELKGY, from the coding sequence ATGAAATATTTTTGGTTTTTTCTCTTCCCTCTTTTTTCTCTTTTCTCAAAAGAATCTCAGATCTTTCAAGTCTCTACATTTAGTGCTCTCATGGAAGGAGTCTATGACGGATCTATGACTTACGAAGAAGTGGCAAAACAAGGTGATTTTGGTCTTGGAACTTTTAACCAAATCAATGGAGAAATGGTGGCGCTTGATGGCGTCTTTTATCAAGACTCACCGAACGGAACACTTAGCAAGGTTCAGCCTTCAGAAACAACTCCTTTTGCTGTGGTCACATTTTTTAAGAGCAGCTTTTCTCAAAAACTTTTGAGCTCAAAAAATTTCGGACATCTCGGAAAACTTCTACTCCCTTCCATTGTACAAAAAAACACCCCTCATGCTCTCAAAATTGAAGGATCATTTCGTCATCTCCATTTGCGCAGCTTACCAAAGCAAGAACCGCCCTATTCCGACCTAGTACAAGCTGTTAAAAAACAAAACGAATACGATTTTTATGATATTGAAGGAACCCTTGTCGGATATTATTTTCCCGAATATCTCAATGGCGTCAATGTTGGCGGATTCCACTTTCACTTCATCAGTTCTGACCATACGAAAGGAGGTCATGTCCTCGAAGTTTCAACAAAATCGGGGACCTGTTATTTTCAACCGTGCGAAAATTTAAAAATCCACTTTCCAAATAGCTCTAGCTTTGCCGAAGCAAACTTAAGTGAAGATCTCGAAGAGATCCATGACGTAGAACAACCCGAGCTCAAGGGGTACTAA
- a CDS encoding IS5 family transposase (programmed frameshift): METHRRHDISDAIWEQLVQKLPGRRGSVGAPAKDNRTFINAVFWILRTGAPWRDLPPDYGNWKNTHRRFCRWRNQGVWEKLLESLIDDPDYEWLIIDASHIKVHPHAAGARGGNQEMSRNKRGLNTKLHLAVDAHGMPVRIVITEGAKHDSTQASFLIEGISAEHLLADKAYESDAILLQLNHQGINPVIPPKSNRREPWPFDKDLYKLRHLVENTLLHLKRWRGIATRYAKNAASFMAAVQIRCIALWGGLF; this comes from the exons ATGGAAACACATCGACGTCATGACATATCAGATGCAATCTGGGAACAGCTTGTACAAAAACTCCCTGGGAGAAGAGGATCTGTAGGCGCACCAGCGAAAGATAATCGTACGTTCATTAATGCTGTATTTTGGATATTGCGTACAGGGGCACCCTGGAGAGATCTACCTCCGGACTATGGTAACTGGAAAAATACACATCGAAGATTCTGCCGGTGGAGGAATCAAGGGGTTTGGGAAAAATTGCTAGAAAGTCTGATAGACGACCCCGACTATGAATGGCTCATAATAGATGCGAGTCATATTAAGGTTCACCCACACGCTGCAGGAGCAAGAGGAGGCAATCAGGAGATGAGTCGGA ACAAAAGGGGGCTCAACACAAAATTGCATTTGGCCGTGGATGCGCATGGTATGCCAGTCAGAATTGTTATTACAGAAGGTGCCAAACATGATAGCACACAGGCTAGCTTCTTGATTGAAGGTATTTCTGCAGAACATCTTCTCGCAGATAAAGCATACGAGAGCGATGCAATCCTTTTACAACTTAATCATCAGGGTATAAACCCTGTGATTCCACCAAAATCGAACCGACGAGAGCCTTGGCCCTTCGACAAAGATCTCTATAAACTTCGACACTTGGTGGAAAACACACTCCTACACCTAAAACGTTGGAGGGGAATTGCTACAAGATATGCAAAAAATGCAGCCTCATTTATGGCTGCAGTGCAAATTAGATGTATTGCTCTTTGGGGAGGTTTATTTTGA
- a CDS encoding GIY-YIG nuclease family protein — MRIFRFLLLFCLPAFLLSPIPSYTFESKNYHLQTGQKLFIPRDENGLINPWGYFSPRNILTHLDGYVDHVFGFIDLLTDIDFLESLCDEEAERVIDFAIFNIRFSVPKSRPDLAERYEREIEELIDLMYADVDDEEEYQLSSNHDFHWEFIPAICYEKPEFLLCKKKKKGWVARKWHHFTHWVDKHKEPVIAVGAVVVGAIIAGLAGGGDSVDGVPPPYINKAGEVCFQDNPRECVPPSNINKPGDVGFRDDSPQYPPSHSLNPSGSISTFPFEEPQYSELNFDADLPELGMDYEGLVEEVERVKEEVLALNEPFEDSHASIKEYAKNLVSEFAHEIIDDLSEMTKSVGVVGGLVGQFVDENYQETLQETYFHIHEAIDRGLGTDIGYLYTQQGKEEAAYLKEKLGLDVLKETDQELASAGLIPPGGALATGVRAVAKGKGAGPIAAAAAGATIVGSTLNPVVPQSVEQSMTVYKAFNESTGEVSYVGITNDFERRFGEHLRNKDIEIFKIQGLENLSRSDARAVEQTLIELHELEKNGGTLINKINSIAESNPAYAESLKRGAKILEEVGYEE; from the coding sequence GTGAGAATTTTTCGTTTCCTCTTGCTTTTCTGCTTGCCCGCGTTTCTATTAAGTCCCATTCCTTCCTACACCTTTGAATCCAAAAACTACCATCTTCAAACAGGACAGAAGCTATTCATCCCTCGAGACGAAAATGGATTAATCAACCCTTGGGGCTATTTTAGTCCGCGAAATATCCTGACCCATCTTGATGGCTATGTTGACCATGTTTTTGGCTTTATTGATCTTCTGACAGATATTGATTTCCTCGAAAGTCTTTGCGATGAGGAAGCAGAGCGAGTGATCGACTTTGCAATCTTTAACATAAGGTTTAGCGTTCCTAAGAGTCGGCCAGATTTAGCTGAGAGATACGAGCGAGAAATCGAAGAATTAATCGATCTAATGTACGCAGATGTAGATGACGAAGAAGAGTACCAATTATCGTCAAATCATGACTTTCATTGGGAGTTTATCCCAGCTATTTGCTACGAAAAGCCAGAATTCCTTTTATGCAAGAAAAAGAAAAAGGGCTGGGTTGCGAGGAAGTGGCACCACTTTACCCACTGGGTAGACAAGCACAAAGAGCCTGTAATAGCTGTAGGTGCTGTTGTCGTAGGAGCTATTATCGCCGGGTTAGCAGGTGGAGGTGATTCGGTTGATGGCGTACCACCACCATATATCAACAAAGCTGGAGAAGTGTGTTTTCAAGATAACCCGCGAGAATGTGTACCTCCATCTAACATTAATAAGCCTGGAGATGTGGGTTTTCGTGATGATTCACCACAATACCCTCCCTCACATTCATTGAATCCAAGCGGCTCAATTTCGACGTTTCCTTTTGAAGAACCTCAGTATTCCGAGCTAAATTTTGATGCTGATCTTCCTGAATTAGGGATGGATTATGAAGGGTTAGTTGAGGAAGTCGAACGTGTAAAAGAAGAGGTTCTAGCCCTCAACGAACCTTTTGAAGATAGTCACGCCAGCATTAAAGAATATGCGAAAAATCTTGTGTCAGAGTTTGCTCACGAAATTATTGATGACCTATCTGAAATGACAAAATCAGTGGGTGTGGTTGGAGGACTGGTTGGTCAATTTGTAGATGAAAATTATCAAGAAACTCTTCAAGAGACTTACTTTCACATTCATGAAGCTATAGACAGAGGATTAGGGACCGATATAGGTTATCTGTATACCCAGCAGGGGAAGGAAGAAGCTGCGTATCTCAAAGAGAAGCTAGGCTTAGATGTTTTAAAAGAAACAGATCAAGAACTGGCTTCTGCTGGACTGATTCCTCCAGGGGGAGCGTTGGCAACCGGCGTAAGAGCTGTAGCCAAGGGAAAGGGTGCAGGTCCTATTGCAGCGGCAGCAGCAGGAGCTACGATTGTTGGTTCAACACTTAACCCTGTGGTGCCCCAGTCTGTTGAACAGTCAATGACGGTGTATAAGGCTTTTAATGAATCAACCGGTGAAGTTAGTTATGTAGGCATTACAAATGATTTTGAAAGACGTTTTGGTGAACACTTAAGAAATAAGGATATAGAAATTTTCAAAATACAAGGATTAGAAAACTTATCTCGATCAGACGCTCGCGCAGTTGAACAGACGCTTATTGAATTACATGAGCTTGAGAAAAATGGAGGCACTTTGATCAATAAAATCAATAGCATAGCAGAATCTAATCCTGCTTATGCTGAATCTTTAAAAAGAGGGGCTAAAATTCTTGAAGAAGTTGGGTATGAAGAATGA
- a CDS encoding glycerol-3-phosphate dehydrogenase/oxidase: MKREDMLRNLREDQWDVIIIGGGATGLGAAVDAASRGFHTLLVEQHDFAKATSSRSTKLIHGGLRYLQQGNIALVLEALRERGRLCQNAPHLIYHRAFFVPSYKWWEGPFYGIGLKIYDMLAGKLGLEASKHLSREETLGALPNLEPEGLRGGTLYYDGQFDDSRLAFTLAQTAADHGATVLNYMKVTSLIKDKNHLKGVVVEDQETKEKKELYAKVIINATGVFSDDIRHMDKPEVPSIIQPSQGIHIVLEKHFLESETAILVPHTDDGRVLFMVPWHDRILVGTTDTLVKEKSLEPKPLEDEIEFVLKHAGKYLAKRPKRSDILSVFAGLRPLIAHQGKKTAALSRDHSIIVSETGLVTVAGGKWTTYRKMAEDVIDKAIVVGSLTECPCRTKTLQLHGWLDQVDPSDPWSAYGSDRKNIEKVLNEDPSYRELLSNRLPYMKGEVIWAVREEMARTVEDVLARRTRSLLIDARIAMAVAPLVASLIAKEREMPKSWEESQVKEFKELANIYLPQR, translated from the coding sequence ATGAAACGGGAAGACATGCTCAGAAACCTACGAGAAGATCAGTGGGATGTGATCATCATCGGTGGTGGAGCCACAGGCCTGGGAGCAGCAGTGGATGCCGCTTCTCGGGGTTTCCACACTCTTTTAGTCGAACAACACGACTTTGCCAAGGCCACTTCTTCGCGTAGCACCAAACTCATTCATGGAGGCCTCCGTTACTTGCAGCAAGGAAACATCGCACTTGTGCTCGAAGCATTGAGAGAAAGAGGGCGTCTTTGTCAAAACGCACCCCACCTCATTTATCACCGCGCCTTTTTCGTTCCGAGCTACAAATGGTGGGAAGGTCCTTTCTATGGGATTGGGCTGAAAATTTACGACATGCTTGCAGGAAAACTTGGACTTGAAGCCTCTAAACACCTATCCCGCGAAGAAACTTTAGGGGCACTTCCTAACCTTGAACCCGAAGGACTCCGCGGAGGAACTCTTTACTATGATGGGCAATTTGATGATTCTCGTCTTGCTTTCACCTTAGCTCAAACTGCCGCTGATCATGGCGCTACCGTTTTAAACTACATGAAAGTCACAAGCTTGATAAAAGATAAAAACCATCTCAAGGGTGTTGTCGTTGAAGATCAAGAAACAAAAGAAAAGAAAGAACTCTACGCTAAAGTGATCATCAATGCAACGGGGGTTTTTTCCGATGATATCCGGCACATGGACAAACCCGAGGTTCCATCTATTATCCAACCTAGCCAAGGCATTCATATCGTTTTAGAAAAACACTTTCTCGAAAGTGAAACCGCAATTTTGGTGCCTCATACAGACGATGGAAGAGTTCTCTTCATGGTTCCCTGGCATGACCGCATTCTCGTCGGTACAACCGACACACTTGTTAAAGAAAAGAGCTTGGAACCCAAACCTCTAGAAGATGAAATCGAATTTGTTCTCAAACACGCTGGAAAATACCTGGCAAAGAGGCCAAAACGCTCTGACATTCTCAGCGTCTTTGCAGGATTGCGCCCCCTTATCGCCCACCAAGGAAAAAAGACAGCCGCTCTCTCTCGGGATCACTCGATCATTGTTTCAGAGACAGGCCTTGTGACCGTCGCAGGGGGAAAATGGACCACCTATCGAAAAATGGCAGAAGATGTCATCGACAAAGCCATTGTGGTCGGTAGTTTAACCGAGTGTCCTTGCCGTACCAAAACACTTCAATTGCACGGATGGCTCGATCAAGTTGACCCTTCTGATCCTTGGAGCGCATACGGATCTGACAGAAAAAACATCGAAAAAGTACTCAATGAAGACCCTTCCTATAGAGAGCTCCTTAGCAATCGCCTCCCCTACATGAAAGGGGAAGTCATTTGGGCTGTGCGCGAAGAAATGGCGCGCACCGTCGAAGATGTTCTCGCGCGCCGCACAAGAAGCCTCCTTATCGATGCCCGAATCGCCATGGCCGTTGCCCCACTAGTTGCCAGTCTAATTGCCAAAGAGCGGGAAATGCCCAAATCATGGGAAGAAAGCCAAGTTAAAGAATTCAAAGAGCTTGCAAATATTTATCTTCCCCAAAGATAA
- a CDS encoding SDR family oxidoreductase, whose protein sequence is MTKTALVTGVSRGIGQGFVKHLLSRGFSVIGTSQNPDSITPQKNLTVELLDIRDDEAIQALATKYENTPIDLMINNAGVLYADSQIGWGENPTEIGTLSRKGMMQTIEINAVSTVKMTEAFVPHIVKSNLKLIATISSGAGSITDNASGGFIAYRMSKAALNMGMQEFAIKLKDQGVHVLLLHPGWVQTTMGGPNAVVPIEESVLGMLKVIEKCRTYRSGSFYDYHGQVRPF, encoded by the coding sequence ATGACAAAAACAGCTCTTGTTACTGGAGTCAGTCGAGGAATTGGGCAAGGGTTTGTCAAACACTTGTTAAGTCGCGGCTTTTCAGTGATTGGAACCAGTCAAAATCCAGATAGCATTACTCCTCAAAAAAATCTCACCGTTGAATTGCTCGATATCCGAGATGATGAGGCCATTCAGGCTTTAGCTACTAAATATGAAAATACCCCCATCGACCTCATGATCAATAACGCAGGCGTACTCTATGCTGACAGTCAGATCGGATGGGGTGAAAACCCTACAGAAATTGGAACTCTGTCTCGAAAAGGGATGATGCAGACTATTGAAATCAACGCCGTCAGCACAGTCAAAATGACAGAAGCTTTTGTTCCTCATATTGTCAAAAGTAATCTGAAACTCATTGCAACTATTAGTAGCGGTGCAGGTAGCATCACAGATAATGCATCGGGAGGATTTATTGCCTACCGGATGAGCAAAGCTGCACTTAATATGGGGATGCAAGAGTTTGCCATCAAATTGAAAGATCAAGGAGTTCACGTCCTTCTTCTGCATCCAGGTTGGGTTCAAACGACGATGGGTGGTCCAAATGCAGTCGTTCCTATTGAAGAAAGCGTGTTAGGCATGCTGAAAGTGATCGAAAAATGTCGAACCTATCGCTCGGGTAGTTTTTACGACTACCATGGTCAAGTACGTCCCTTCTAA